Within the Echinicola sp. 20G genome, the region GTCAGAGATAGCTGAATGGGGAGAAAGGCAAAAGGAACTCTATGGAGATTATTATGAAGGGTTATGGAAGGTAAAGAGTGTCCTTTCCCAATACCAGAAAGTCAGGGATATTGCCCGGATGCAGGGCCGGTTAGTTTCCGAATACCAACAGGCATGGCAGATCATTGTGGGAAGCGGTAATTTTTCGGCCAAAGAGCTCAGGTGGATGGAAAAGGTTTACCTGGGTATTATGGACAGGTCGATAGAAAACCTGGAACAGCTGACCGAAGCCATCCAAGCCTTTAACCTAAAAATGAATGACGGTGAACGGCTGGCACTTATTGATAGGGTAGAGAAAAGGGTACGGTTCAACCTTACCGATTTGATGCGGTTTAATGAACGGAACCTGTTGATCAATAGGCAGCGGTCCTATGCCAAGGGAGAAATTAAAACCTTAAATGATATCCACCATGAAAAGGATTAGCCTGTTGTTCCTATTGCTGATGGCCATGCTGGATGTCAATGGGCAGACCTTTAAGGAATGGTTCAGCCAAAAGAAGACGGCAAAGGAATATTTGGCCAAACAGGTGGTCGGCCTCCAGCTGTATATCGGCTATGCCAAAGAAGGGTATGAGACCTTGCGATGGGGATGGAATACGGTCCATCAATTCAGGGATGGTGAGTTCCGCTTGCATGGTGATTTCTTCAGGGGACTGGCCAGAATTAGCCCCGAAGTGGCCAAGTATGAAAGGATCCCCCAAATCATCGACCTTCAGCTTCGCTTGGTAAGAAGTATCGCGACCTCCCGGAAACTGTTCACTGCCCACGCACATATCAAGGCTACGGAAAAAGTGTATTTGAAAAAGGTCTTTGAACAGTCATTATCCATCGCAGCTGGGCTTCTGGAGGAAATGATCGATGTGGCCCTTCAATCCGGGCTGGATTTGACCGAGGCCGAAAGGCTGGGAAAAATAGATAAAGTCTATCTGGAGCTCAAAAAGCTGGAGGGGTTTTTAATGGCCTTTAACAGGGAGAATTACCAACTGCTCAGGTCGAGGGCCTGGTGGGCCAGAGACACCAAAACCATCCAAAAACTTTACCAATTGAACACACCATGAAAAAACGATACATACTATTAATGTTGATAGGGTTGCTGGCCATTGGGCCGGGAATGACCAGGGCACAGGTGGGAGAGTCTGCCCAACTGCTGCTCAATGTGGAAAAACTCAGCCAGTTCAAACAGATACTGGATGATATGTACAAGGGATACCAGACCCTGAGCAAAGGATACAATATGGTCAGGGACGTTGCATCGGGGAATTTCTCCCTCCATAAGGCTTTTATCGATGGACTGTCAATGGTAAGCCCGGTGGTCAAAAGGTACCATAAGGTAGGCCATATCATCAACTACCAAAAGTTGATCCTGAAGGAATACCAAAGGGCCTATGGCCAATTCATCAATAGGGGGAGGTTTAACAGGGAAGAGCTGGAATATTTGGCTTTGGTATACAGGAACTTATTGGACATGAGTGCAAGGAACATGGAGGAACTGCTTTTGGTGGTCACCGGAGGAAAGCTTCAGATGGAGGATGAAGAAAGGATTGCAGCCATCGACAGGATTTTTGATGAGATCAAGGACCGGTATGTGTTTGTGCGGGTATTCAACAAGGAAGCTGCCGTGCTGAACTTTCAAAGGGAAAGGGCTCATGGGGAAATAAAAACCATTAAAAGTCTCCAGCCATGAGGTATTTGCTTTTGATATTAGGCATGTTCATTTCCTATTCCTCATCCGCCCAAGGGGTCAGTGGAAAGATTGGAGGCCTCCATGAGGTGCTGGACAGCCTATATGTGGAAATGGTGCCCTTGGCATCGGACCTGATCGGAGTAGGGAGGGGTATAGCCGGATTTGCGGCCATTTTCTATATCGCCACCAGGGTATGGGGGCATATTGCAAGGGCCGAGTCCATTGACTTTTATCCTTTGTTGCGGCCCTTTGCCCTGGGCATGGCCATCTTGATGTTCCCCTTTGTGATGGCTGTAATGAACGAGGTACTGAGCCCACTGGCCGGGCATACCGGTAAGATGGTGAAGGGGTCGAATGCAGCCATTGAAAGATTGTTGGCAGAAAAACAAAGGGCCATTGAATCCACCGAATATTGGGAAATGTATGTGGGTGAAAGCGGTAGTGGCGACCGGGAAGGCTGGTATGAATATAGCCATCCGGAGGGAACGGAAGAAGGCTTTTGGGAAGGGCTGGGCAATGATATACAGTTTGCCATGGAAAAGGCTTCCTTTAACTTCTCCAATACCATCAAAAAGTGGATGAGCGAAGTATTGGAGGTGCTCTACCAGGCAGCGGCACTCTGCATCAATACCATCAGGGTGTTTTACCTGATCATACTTTCCATTCTTGGCCCCATTGTATTCGGGCTTTCGGTATTCGACGGTTTCCAGCATAGCCTGAAATCATGGCTGGCAAGGTACATCAATGTGTACATGTGGCTCCCCGTGGCCAATATCTTTGGGGCCATTATCGGCAGGATCCAGGAGGAAATGATCAAAATAGATATTAAACAGGTGGAGAATACGGGAAAAACCTTTTTCTCATCCACTGATACGGCCTACCTGATCTTTTTGGTCATTGCCATCATCGGTTATTTCACAGTCCCTTCAGTGGCCAATTATATCGTCTATGCCGCCGGAAGGGATACGCTATTGCACAAAACCAGCAGTATGGTAACCAAAGGGCCGATTTCTACTGCCAAATCCATTATCTGATATGTTCGAATACCTTACCAATATCGAAAATGCCTTCCAACATGTGAAGCGCTTTAGCCTTGCCCTATCATTGGGTGCCATTGTCCTGGCACTGGGAAGTGTTTGGCTCTCTTACAGGTTCCAGCAAAGGGCTGCCGAAAAGGTGTACATCCTTATGGATGGAAAGGTACTGGAAGCCATTGCCTCTGACCGTAAGTCCAACCTGAATGTGGAAGCCAGGGAACATGTACTGCGTTTCCACCGCCATTTCTTTTCCCTTTCACCGGATGAGCAGCTGATCAACGAACAATTGGGCAAGGCCTTTTACCTGGGGGACGGTTCTGTGCAGGAAGCCTATCAGGTACTAAAAGAGCAAGGCTACTATAACCGTCTGGTGACGGGGAGCATACGCCAGGAACTGGTCATGGACAGCATCGCCCTTGAAATGTCCCAGCGACCTTACCGATTTTGGTTTTATGGCAGGCAGGAGATTACACGGCCCACCTCAAGGTTGACAAGAATACTGATCACCAGGGGTGCTTTACGGGAGGTGGAAAGATCCAGGAACAACCCACATGGGTTCCTGATAGAAGGCTGGGAGACCATAGAGAACAGGGACATTAAAATAGAAAAGCGATGATAGGAATTATTAATGTCAAAATGGGCCAGTGGTTTTCTGACTGGGAAGGTCAGCTAAGCCCCAAAATGCGCCAGCTGTTTTGGGTTTTGATATTGGGGATCTGGTCCGCTATCCTGTTGTGGCAGGTAAGGACCCACTGCGAAGCCGGTGCCCTGAGTATTGAAATGCCTGCTGCTCCCGAAGAAATATACCCCTATGCAGATTCATTATACAACGAATTAAAAAACAACAAACATGAAAAAATTCAACACTAGACAGCGGACGGTTCTATTATTACTGCCACTCTTTGTTTTACCCGTGATTCTGGCCTTTTCATGGGCCGGCCAGGAACGGAAGGATCGGGGAAGGACTTCCAAATCCCAATTGAATACCCATTTGCCACAGGCAAAGCTTGAGGAAAAGTCCTTGAACAAAATGGAGCTTTATCAAATGGAAAGAAAGGCCATCCAAAAGCAAAGGGAACTGCAGCGGATGGATCCCTATATAGATGATATGGAAGAGGAAAAGGAGCCGGTTCCAAAAATTCCACTGGGGATGGAAAGCAAAGGACTTGGACTGGAAGAAAGTGAAATGGAGTTGATGGAAAAGCTGGAAGCATTACAGGGGCAGCTGAATCCTGCCGGAAACATGGAAACCAAAAGGACTGTGGCTTCCAAAAAAGTGGTTTCGGAATCATTTCCCACCGGCCTGTCCCAAGATGTGAGGGAACTCGAAGCCCTGATGGACAGGATGCAACCCAGTGGGCCTGATCCTGAAATGGAACAACTCGAGGCGATGCTGGACAAAATAATGGATATCCAACATCCCGAGAGGGTCAAGGAACGCTTTGGGCAGAAACTTGCTGATGTTCCCCGTTTTGAGGTGAAAACCAAAACAGCGGAAAACAAGGAAGCAAAGCAAAAGACCGTGACAAGGGATCCGAATACTGAGCGGAATGGTTTTTACGGTCTGGAAGAAAGCCCATCCATGGAGCAACCTATCCAGGCAGCCATCTTGGCAGAACTGGCCGAAAGTGCCACCCTGCAGGGATCCGGTAGGGTGAAGATCAAACTTTTGGAGACTGTCCAAGTCAACGGAACGGAGTTTACTCAAGGAAGTATTTTTTATGGGAATGCATCACAGCATGGGAACAGGGTGAAACTGGAAATATCATCCATGCGAAAGGACAAACATATTCTCCCCGTTGAATTGCAGGCCTATGATCTTGACGGTATGCCAGGGATTCCTGTCAGCGGAAGCCTAAAACAGGAGATCCAATCCGGGGCAGGAGATGCCCTGGTCTCGGGTATGCCCGACCTCAAC harbors:
- a CDS encoding conjugal transfer protein TraI produces the protein MKNVKVLKTILLAGLLTFGAPQMPRTEAAVPAYILEIIRQGVKKAIVAIDLKIQRMQNNTIWLQNAQKVLENALNKLKLSEIAEWGERQKELYGDYYEGLWKVKSVLSQYQKVRDIARMQGRLVSEYQQAWQIIVGSGNFSAKELRWMEKVYLGIMDRSIENLEQLTEAIQAFNLKMNDGERLALIDRVEKRVRFNLTDLMRFNERNLLINRQRSYAKGEIKTLNDIHHEKD
- the traJ gene encoding conjugative transposon protein TraJ — protein: MRYLLLILGMFISYSSSAQGVSGKIGGLHEVLDSLYVEMVPLASDLIGVGRGIAGFAAIFYIATRVWGHIARAESIDFYPLLRPFALGMAILMFPFVMAVMNEVLSPLAGHTGKMVKGSNAAIERLLAEKQRAIESTEYWEMYVGESGSGDREGWYEYSHPEGTEEGFWEGLGNDIQFAMEKASFNFSNTIKKWMSEVLEVLYQAAALCINTIRVFYLIILSILGPIVFGLSVFDGFQHSLKSWLARYINVYMWLPVANIFGAIIGRIQEEMIKIDIKQVENTGKTFFSSTDTAYLIFLVIAIIGYFTVPSVANYIVYAAGRDTLLHKTSSMVTKGPISTAKSII
- the traK gene encoding conjugative transposon protein TraK, giving the protein MFEYLTNIENAFQHVKRFSLALSLGAIVLALGSVWLSYRFQQRAAEKVYILMDGKVLEAIASDRKSNLNVEAREHVLRFHRHFFSLSPDEQLINEQLGKAFYLGDGSVQEAYQVLKEQGYYNRLVTGSIRQELVMDSIALEMSQRPYRFWFYGRQEITRPTSRLTRILITRGALREVERSRNNPHGFLIEGWETIENRDIKIEKR
- a CDS encoding TerB family tellurite resistance protein produces the protein MKKRYILLMLIGLLAIGPGMTRAQVGESAQLLLNVEKLSQFKQILDDMYKGYQTLSKGYNMVRDVASGNFSLHKAFIDGLSMVSPVVKRYHKVGHIINYQKLILKEYQRAYGQFINRGRFNREELEYLALVYRNLLDMSARNMEELLLVVTGGKLQMEDEERIAAIDRIFDEIKDRYVFVRVFNKEAAVLNFQRERAHGEIKTIKSLQP
- the traM gene encoding conjugative transposon protein TraM, with the translated sequence MKKFNTRQRTVLLLLPLFVLPVILAFSWAGQERKDRGRTSKSQLNTHLPQAKLEEKSLNKMELYQMERKAIQKQRELQRMDPYIDDMEEEKEPVPKIPLGMESKGLGLEESEMELMEKLEALQGQLNPAGNMETKRTVASKKVVSESFPTGLSQDVRELEALMDRMQPSGPDPEMEQLEAMLDKIMDIQHPERVKERFGQKLADVPRFEVKTKTAENKEAKQKTVTRDPNTERNGFYGLEESPSMEQPIQAAILAELAESATLQGSGRVKIKLLETVQVNGTEFTQGSIFYGNASQHGNRVKLEISSMRKDKHILPVELQAYDLDGMPGIPVSGSLKQEIQSGAGDALVSGMPDLNSGMGLETQMASAGVAAAKGLFRKKHKAVKITLKSGHPILLVNQTII